In Leptospira saintgironsiae, one genomic interval encodes:
- the rpsG gene encoding 30S ribosomal protein S7, translated as MSRRRGKVEPRKIQPDSVYGDANIAKFINCLMLDGKKSVAESLFYDALDLIQKKTGNDPYVTFKEALENVKPQVEVKSRRVGGVTYQVPIEVRPERRLALGIRWLIRYSRDRNEKGMANKLAAEFIEAQKGTGAAIKKKEDIRKMADANKAFSHYRW; from the coding sequence ATGTCTAGAAGAAGAGGAAAAGTAGAACCACGCAAGATCCAACCGGATTCGGTTTATGGAGATGCAAACATCGCGAAGTTTATCAACTGCTTGATGTTGGACGGAAAAAAATCCGTAGCAGAATCTTTGTTTTACGACGCTCTGGATTTGATCCAAAAGAAAACTGGAAACGATCCTTACGTTACTTTTAAAGAAGCATTAGAAAACGTTAAACCACAAGTGGAAGTAAAATCCCGCCGCGTGGGTGGTGTAACTTACCAAGTTCCGATCGAAGTTCGTCCGGAAAGACGTTTAGCTCTTGGAATCAGATGGTTGATCCGTTATTCCAGGGACAGAAACGAAAAAGGTATGGCTAACAAGCTTGCAGCAGAATTTATCGAGGCTCAAAAAGGCACCGGAGCTGCAATTAAGAAGAAAGAAGATATCCGTAAAATGGCAGATGCTAACAAAGCATTCAGCCACTATCGCTGGTAA
- the rpsL gene encoding 30S ribosomal protein S12: MPTISQLIRHGRKKQVNKSKSPALKSSPQRRGVCTKVTTFTPKKPNSALRKVARVRLTTGIEVTAYIPGEGHNLQEHNVVLIRGGRVKDLPGVRYHIIRGTLDTLGIDKRRKSRSKYGTKKPKA, encoded by the coding sequence ATGCCTACAATTAGCCAACTTATACGTCACGGCAGGAAGAAACAGGTTAACAAATCTAAATCTCCTGCATTAAAAAGTAGCCCGCAACGTCGGGGAGTGTGCACGAAGGTGACTACCTTCACACCGAAAAAACCGAACTCAGCTTTAAGAAAAGTTGCAAGGGTTCGTTTAACAACCGGTATTGAAGTGACCGCTTATATTCCCGGTGAGGGACATAACCTGCAAGAGCACAACGTTGTTCTGATCCGCGGGGGAAGGGTAAAAGACCTTCCAGGGGTTCGTTATCATATTATCCGTGGTACCTTGGATACTCTCGGTATCGATAAACGTCGTAAGAGTCGTTCTAAGTATGGAACGAAAAAACCTAAGGCGTAA